CAGTTAGCTGCCACTTCATGCGGACAACACCACATCCGGCAATAATATAGCAGAATTTTCGCCTCACCGCTGTTCACCGCCCTGCACtcaacaacaccaacatTAACAAACCATCAACACCATGGCCGTGCCGTCCCTTGATAACGCGCGCTGGATGGAAGCAGAGGTAGTGTTCGTGCTTCCTACCCAACTGCCGTGAGACGCCTCGACTGACGTTGTACACGTCTAGGTTGCTCGACATTGGTAAGTTGCCTCGCAGTCCTCACGTTCCGAGTCCCGCAGGCCGAGAACTGCTGCAACCAGCCTCCACCAACCTCGTATGCCTGCAGCGACAAGACAAAATTCCATGGCAATTGCCAGAGACAAAGACCCTTTCTTGCTGCCATCTACCGCGCGCTACCCCACGTTTTCTTGGCCGCGCCACAGTGCTGCAACAGCCTTGCGCATGCAATTATCATTCTTTTGCGTTACGCAAATGCTAATTGCCGTCTAGAGGGCACCATTTCCACTATCTCATTCGTCAAAGATGTCATGGTAAGCTCTCATTTGTTCCCTACCTTCATTCCCTAGCGCTCTTCCGCCGCCTCGAGCCTCCTTCCCCGCAGTCAGCAGGCCGGCGATCAACAACTCCAGCCGGCCAGAATCGCACTGGACAGCCTTCTTGCCGTATCCGCGTTGCCTGGCAGCCTCGGAGGCTGAAGCCACCTGTCGTCTCCTTGTTCTAGATGCGTTTCTGTCCTGTGCCCGCCACTCCAGCCACGACTCGTCGCTTCCAACTTCCGTCATATGTCACAAGACTCTGTGGGGCTTTTGCTTTGCTCACAACAGCCGCAGTACCCGTATGCACTTGACAGTCTCACACGACTAGCACGCAATTCCTGGGCCGATCCGGATTTTCAGAAACTCATTGCCCCATTTCCCGACGAGAGCAAGCAAGACGCAGATGCGCTGATTGCCCATGTCGAGCATCTCACGCGGCGGGATATCAAAGCTGTGTATTTGAAGCAACTACAGGGTAAGTAGAGATGAGTTTGTTTCACCGCAAGCCGTCAACCCCCGTTCCCTCTTTCCAGTATCAGGCGTATCGCAGCACCCTACATGGTCGCCAACACCAAGCGCCGAAACCGCGCCGGTCTAAAGTGGCTAGTGGCATCGAGATAGATTATTGATTCGATCGGCCACTCACCACTGCGTGCATTATCGCGATAGTCGCCATCCTATTGCAGCCAACTACCTGGTGGTGCCAAACCCTCTCTTGTCAGCATCGACGCCGCTTCAAGAGAATAGTCTCCGTTGCAGGCGCACGCGTGGCGATCTTGCGTGCTCCTAGGCTCCGCTTGCATGCTATCAAGACACATGCGCATTCTGAATTTTTGATAACTGCGACTGGCTCCGGCTGAAACTAACACGCAATTTGCAGGCCACCTGTGGACAACGGGCTTTAGCAACGGCGACCTCAAAACCCCACTCTTCGACGACGTGGTGCCGACGCTGCGCGCGTGGAAAGCTGCCGGCAAGACGTTGGCCATCTTCTCGTCTGGCAGCGTGCAGGCGCAGCTCCAATTCTTTTCTTACGTCAAAGAAGGTCCGAATACCACGATTGACATCAAGCCCCTATTCTCCGCCCACTACGACACCGTTAATGCGGGGCCCAAGACGCACGCGGCCTCGTACACCAAAATATGCGCTGAGCTTGGTCACAGTGTGCAAAAGGTCACTTTCCTGACTGATAATGTAAAAGGTACGTATTTTTGGTACGGGTGGAGCCGATGTACTGTGCTGGCCATTGTTCGCCCTGAAACAACATACCACTCGTCTCACTTGCTCGTCCTCACCGCCTCGCGCGACGACTCCACCACCCCTCCCCCACTCTTCCTTGAACCTATCACTACACCTGCACACCACCATGGCATGACTGCCCGTTTTTGCAACAACCCCATACCTTTCATCATGCCGCATGACGATGGGTCTCGGATGCACGAAGCATTCCGCCGCCTCGGTGGATGCCCTGCATGCATACATGTACCCTCTTTTTCTTTCGACCATCACGCGACCCCGCTCACTCTTCGGTCGTGTTGTTCGTGTCTCCCCTTGTTTCACGTTACGGCCCTCCTATCTTTTGCGTTGTCAGCGTGCAATGTGCATCGTACACATGTACAATAAACTAACGAGTGTACCCGTGTAGAGGCCGAAGCTGCCATGCAAGCAGGTGTCTACACTGTTGTCGTTGATCGCCCGGGTAATGCGCCGCTGGATGATGAAGCGAGGGGTAAATATCCCGTCATCGAGAAGTTGACTGATCTACCATGATGGCAATTGGTGCGTTAGTCACTCGTATCGGAATGATAGACAGTCAGATGACGAGGGTTTGGAGATTGTGAGGTTCGGATCGTCGATTGAGTATCATGGGAGATTTGGGGTAAAACAATATGATTTCCCCTCCCTTTCTCCATCTGCATCTATAGTACAAACTACGAGAACATGACTATGAGACCATCGTATGCGCAAGATAAACAATGACCTAGCACTTTTCCACGCGCTCATTACAAGCCCATTATGTCTTCCAGACTGCCGTTTTCGGATATTTGGAAAATATGATGTATCGGTAATGAGCTCGTCGATAGCGTTGAATCACCGTAATATGCTTGCGCATTCGTAGTACAATAATCCCATCAAACTCTCTTTTCCCCCTTCCTTTCAGAAATGTCTTGCCTCTACCGGTACTGCGAATCAGCAATACACGTAATCCCCCCTTTCTCAGCCAAGCCCAACCCAAGACCCAGCCCAACAAACCCGCAAACCCAATCCAATTCTAAGACAACCGTAGACGTTGCATAAACAAGCATGCAAATGCACGTTCATTCTGCCTGAGCTCGTATATTGTTGATGATGTGCTGTCGTACCCTCTTACTcatcaatcaatcaatcaatcaaaCCCAAACACGCAGAAAGCTGTCATGCAGATCGGAGGAACCAACACTCTAATAATACCGAGTGTAAAGTTTTGTTTCGGAACAAGTGGCTGTGAATTCCGCTTGGTATAATATGCGTCTTTGCGGGAGATTCCGTAGGGGATATATTGTAGGTGGGGTAAAATTAAGCTTCGGCGTATGGCGAATACGAGCTGACAATGTTGACTTCCATCGACGTTGAGGAGGCCGATCGAGGGAACGGAGAGAGGGAGGGTAAGTAAGTTTACGGCCAACATTTCTGTTTGTCTTGCATGCGCTTCATCGGGTTATTCAGTGGACTGGAGAACAGTTCCCTCTCTGTGCCCTTTCGTTTCAACCTTGACATGCGTCTTCTGACAATCTTGCTCATGTTGTCTTTTCCATGCATCGGAGGTCCTAGTACTCTTGCTCGGATTGGGATAGCTCGTTGTAGACGGTTTACGTGAACGCGGGTTGCTAAAAGGAATTTTAGGTGCATGTCTTCATGCTATGGTTCCAGTCAAGTTCCCCCTGTGGAACCACGTCGCGTGCGTCAGTAGGCGCATTTAAAACGTTTCTTTCTCCGAATAGTCTGCTGCGACTCTTTCTAGAGTAGCATCCCTAATTAATCCCATCCGGCCATCCCCGTATCGACAGATACTCTATTCGCACAACACATCCTCTTTCCCCATATGTTTCTCTTGCTTTCCTGCCTGGTCTGACCGATGCGTTGTCAACCCTGATCCCACAGGTAACAAAACAGGCGTAATGGCCACGACATCGTTGTCAGACCCGCTGGCCTTCTTCGACCTGCGAGTGCACGACGGCGATGTTGTCCGGTAGGATTTTAGGCGGGTCGGAATTGCCAAAGAGGGGAAGTGGACGCGAGTGGGTCGTGTAACCGAGGGGCTTGCAGCTTGAGCATCAAAGGAACGGAATAGGAAGGAGCGTAACCATGCGCTGTAGACTAAGACAATACGGGGATTAGGTATGCACAGGACGTTATTGTTGTTTGACCTGCTGGCGGGAAAGAGGGGCTAACGAGGATACGTGTACGTCTCCGGTATGACAGGCACGAACAGGCAAAGGTGTAAGGAGGGCCAAGAGGTAGTGCTATCAGGTACTTCGGGTAGTCGATCACTGGTGTGAATTATCGAATAGCCTGCAGCTGTCCTTGAAAGGTATAATTTTTTTCTCGAATGAGTTCTTCGAAGATAAGGATGAAGTATCCAGAATAAGAtacgtcgtcgtcgtcatcgaAGAGCTCATCCAAAAAAAAAAAATACACTTTCGAGGAAGTATCCGAATCTCCATTTCGCTCATGAAGAGTACCATCTGGACAGGTTGGATCTAGAGTGATCCGAGACGGACGTAACAGTCGAGTGGCCAAGACTTAACCACGTATCCCTTGAACATCCTCTATCACGACCAGACCAAGATACCAGAGCTCGCGGCTTTCGTCAACACAGCCACCAGAGTCGAAAAAGGATGAGGCGTTTACCGCTTACTAATGCGCTACATAAGCGGCAAGTGTTTCGTCTTTCGTTCGCCCCCGGAGTAGCTATCAATAGTGTTCCGACACGGCCCGAATCGGTCTCGACGGAAAATACACGTGTGGGGATATCCCTGGTGGACCAAACAAGATGCGCTATAAATGGTCAAACGCCTGTTTACGTATGCTATAGCAGCTAATCGCGTCGAAGAGGTTTCATGTCGACAATGTCATGCGTTGGAACATGAATCGGAATGTGGGGAGCCATTATTGGATGGTCGAATTCCTGGGGGCTGTTGTTCATATCTACCCCGCCCTTCACTTTCGTATCTGCATGTCCACCTCTTGCAATCCGTGTATGACTTGTCCCTAAGCATATGCCCAAGCATTCCGTCCTTCTTCCAGTAGGCCCTCAGCAGCTAGGACCAAAGGCAAGTTCCTTGTCTTACATCCTAGGTATAGAACCGTCCTTGTGCTCGATGCTCAGTGTATTTCATGCTTCCAGCGCCAAGGTTCCTTGCGACGGTAGGTGATGCATGCGAGGAAAGCTGTCGTCATGAGGTAGTCTCATTCAGGCACTGCTTATATAGTGGAAATACACCGCTGGGGGGTGGCCGTGAGCCCTACAGGTTAGCAACCATGCACGGCGGCATGCTATGATGTATAGCACACAGATAATTGCACGAGTAGTAGCCGGTGAATCTCCAATGCCTTGGCGGACATGTGTGTAGTTCCAGCTAGGAAAGTTCGAGCTCGTCCATGGTCAAGAAGTCGGTTCTATACTGTCCAGACGGACTACCATATGACGTGCCAGTCATATTGATGATAGTGAAAGTCAAGCCATGTTGGATTTGAGAATTCCACCGGGATACGGGCATAGTCCTGGGATAATGTCGTCTGTGTAGTCGATAATGCGAGGTGTTGCAGTGCAGAACTGCGAGATCGAAAATGATAAGTCTTGTGTGGAGTGGGGTAGGGCAGGCTCTGAAGCGTTAGCGAGATGGGTAGTCACGATGAAGCTGCAGCCAATCACGGTCCAGACGTATCCATCGTATTCGAGCCCAACTTTAGGTGTGTCAGTCACATGTGATTAAACATTGTCGCTCGATAAGTGTATACAAGAAGCTGAAGGTTGGGTATTTTTGCATGTCTGCTGCCGCGCAAGGTCGGCGCAGTATTACGCCCAACGCCAGTAGAACCCATGGTCGTCTGAATAGGCACGATTGATGACACGGGTTCGCTGCATATGGGCCTAGAAGAATCTCCACCAGATGaagacgatgatgatgaaggCCAGACCACCAATCGGACCGTACTGCGCGCCGTTAGTAAAGTGAAGTGTGCACGTTCCTACGGCATTCTCACCTGCTTCAGCAACAGCTCCCAGTTGATGCGCACAGCAGCCTTCTTGTACTTCCTGCTGTCTTCACGCAGCCGACTTGAGATATCTCCCATCCTCTCTAGACTATCGCCGCGGTATAGGAGATCCTCAATATTCTTGGTCATGACCTTTGTCACATCCTTCAGCTCGTCGTTCAGCTTGTCGAGGTTCTGCGTTGCTCTTGAGTCTTGGTATGTCTTCTTTGTGCGCTGGATGAAGGTGTCAAACTCGACAAAGGCATAGGGTCGGCATGTGGGCGAGAGGTACTGCTGCGGCTGATATGTGGTGGTGAATTCTCGGGCGAGGTCGGAGAGATATGTAAAGGCGAGTTTGCGGGGGTATGAGCGGTCGCATATGCAGAGGAAGCAGAGGTCGCCTTCGATTATGTAGCTGGCGTCTGTTTAGTATGCGTGAGGCATGAAGACATGGAATAGATATACTGGTATGTGTAGTTTCCGCTCTCTATGCTTGCTTGTTGCTCAGAGTTGCGGTTTAGGCGTCGCTGTACAAGCTTCACCTTGCCCTTGACTTCGTTGAACTCACGATCAGTCTGGAAATGGTGAGCCTTGCAATAGATGCGCAAACTTTGGGTGTCGTAGTACCTGCTCGTCATCGACCGAGGCTGTTAACAGCAGGCCTATATCTATGTTAGTATCTGCTAAACCTGCAACGACATTCGCGACTACTAACCATCGAGCCGCGATATCATCGTGTGCTTGATCATGATGGCGGTACGAGCGTGCGGACAGGGCTATCCAGTGTGCAGTATCGCGAATTGGAGTGTATATTATGTACAGAAACCTTATCTGGACGCGGACGACTGGGGTAGATTGAGGCTACGTGTCGGCGTGGATGCTGCCAGACGGCGCACGATGATGATACGGAAAGGTCGCGGAAGAGGCGCACGGACACGTCGACCACAAAGCGCGCCATTACTCTCCATGCCTCGATACATGCGTTTCAATTTGACTTGCAAAGACGGAAGATGATGGACTTGACATTCTCCAATACGCGCGTTCAACATGAAGAATGAACAAACCGCTGCTCTGTACCTTTTGTACGCGTCCCTGCCAGTCGCCGAGTAGCAGGCACGTGTGCAGCCCTACAGGACCCCCAAAATCTGTACTTGTCGTCACTTGCTTCAGAACCCTCCCCAGCGTTGTACAATCAAGCTTCGCGGCACTCGGTAACTGCTGCCTCGGAACCTCACCCCATCCTAGCTTTCCGCCAGGAGCCGTCTACAGTAGCTTAATCATCCAGTGCGACCTCTGCCAAATCTCTCCTGAACTCAATATTCAGAAATTTACTCTGTTCTGTATTGGCACCATGTCATTACCGGTGCGGTATGTTGCGGCCTCTCAACCTCGATTCAACCCTCTCTTTCACCCGTCAACGCCATCCTTGCTCAGAAATATATTTAGTCCGTGCTCCATGCCCAACTTCTATTGTAGCTATTGTCTGAGCGCTAGACAGCCGCTTTCACTTTGCGCCCCATAGTTCGTGCTGGCGACGTCCTACCATTTTTCTTCTATCGTATTGTCTGAACGTCAGACAGCCGCTTTCACTTTGCGTCCCTCGTACTGGCGACACCCTGCCATTTCTCTTCTATTGTATTGTCCACTTTGTTACAATCACAATACGAACTGCTGCCCACGCATCGTCACTTCCATATCTAATATATAAACAGACCCTCCCCTGGTGCCCAGCTCTCTTCTCCAAAGCAAAATCTGTCCACGAGATCTAAATTGCCGCGAGAGCGAACCACCAAATCTTCCTCCACAAAAACGCCAAAGAAGAACCAGATGTCGCAATCCGCAGAAAGCTCGTCGCCGCTATTTACACCGCCTTCATCCTTTCTTGAGCAGGCCTCAAAGTCCTCTGTTGCTGCGAGTACCGCTCAGCCAGAGTTTGAATCGCCCGCCGAACCAACTCATGCGTCATCTGTTGAGACACTGCAAGCGCTGGCGCCTGACTCCGTCTCAACGGCTGCTCCAAAGTCGAATGTGGATGCCAAACGTGGACAGAACGCATGCAACAAGCGGCTCCGCGACGATGATTCCGACTCTGAGGATGCATTCGGAACACCACCCCCTAAGCGTCCTAGCAAAGAAGCAACCGCAGCAGCAAACGGTAAAAGGGCTATAAAGAAAGCTTCTCCTTCTCAAACGCCTGCTCCCAAGAAGCCCATGGCAAAGAAGACTGCAACAAAAAAGGCTATCTCTGCTCCACCCGCCCCCAGTTCGCGTCCTTCGCGCACTCGCAAGGCGCCCGAACGACTAGAGGATGTCCAAGAGAAAGCCAAGCTCAAGTCTCTTCCAAACAAAAAGGGTCTTAGCAAGGTCTTTGATCCTGTTTATGTCACCACAAACTCCGCGAGCCGCTTGGTCAAAGCTGACGTCTACGTAAGTTGACCACCCTAACTCAAATCATGTTCAAAGCTAACTCCTCCTAGCACATGCTCCTCGAAGGCTCAGCATGGACCAGTCTCAGCGCTGAGCAACAGAGCACTCTCATCTCAATGCTTCCTCAGGACTGTGCGAACCGAGCCCTGCTTGTCAAGATCAAGGCGGGCGAAACCGAGGGCACTCGTCCAGCAGCGTTCACACTGGCAAACAACTGCTTCCGCACCGATGTCGCAAAGTTCAGAGAAGACTTGAAGAATGGCCACTTGGCGAAGACGTGGCAGGCCGCGGCTGAGCAAGCAGTCATTGAGCGCGCTGCGGGCGAATACGATGCGTGGAAGGCCGAAGAGGCGGAGACTTGGTGGGGTCAAAAGAGCCAGTGAGGTGTTGGATGTGACTGAAGGACATCGAGGCGAATTGATATGTGTGGTGATCTTGAATCTGAGACCATAACACGCGATGCTGCGGATCGCGCAGTACGTATCTCCTGGGTGTACATCATTTCTACAATGAATATATCGAAACTTCCATGTCCATTGCGCGCGCACTTTTCTTTGCGCCTTTCTTGGAAACACCCTTCTTCTCCAATGTGTATACATCGCACTCATTCTAGCCTCTTTGCCTGATGAGCGTGGTCACGTCCTGAGTCGTCCGAATCGGGTTGTCTTTCACTCTGCGCGGTTTTTTCCACACGTCATAGGTCCCTTTTCCCCATAGTCCCGCGACTGACCTCCCAGATCTCCACCAAAGTGACCACACAGATACGTCAGTGCACACTAGCGCAAGCCTTGGAATACATCCGTCAACTGACCTGCAACACTTCTTCTCTCCATCTCTGCTCCTCTCCACCTCTTGATCCACAGCTTTCCGACACCCAAGCGCGATCATCACGACAAATATCACAGCATAGAGATAATCACTACGGAAGAACAATTCTAGGTCGTCTAAAAGGTTCACAGTACTCTGCCGCAAGTAGATAACCGCATATTCACCGCAGATAAATAACCCCATATTCGCGCGATCAATCGCCACCACTACCGAGTCATCCATACGACACACGAACAGGTATGCGCTGCGATACGTCTTAAATATAGCCATTGCTCACATCTCAAGTCTGCAACCTCTGGCAACTATGATGCCCAACAACCAGTTTCTTGTCCCAAAAACGATGAGCATCCCCTACGACATCAGCAGCACCATCATGACCGCTGTTATAAACCCTAAAGATATGGGTACCATTACCAGAGCCACCCACAATACCTTGTATGCGATGCCAACCACCGCAATCTCCGCAGTCTCTGCTGGTAGGTTTGCGACTCCATCATTTCGCTCCATTGTCCCACCGACGTTGCTCAAGAACGCGACTGCCGCCTACACTGCAGTACACAAATCCAATATTGCCGTCGATCTCTCCGCCATTAACTGGGCCTTGGGTATGACCATTACCGCCAGTATAGGCGCGGCTGTAGTTGCCC
This sequence is a window from Pyrenophora tritici-repentis strain M4 chromosome 4, whole genome shotgun sequence. Protein-coding genes within it:
- a CDS encoding HAD-2 multi-domain protein — its product is MSQDSVGLLLCSQQPQYPYALDSLTRLARNSWADPDFQKLIAPFPDESKQDADALIAHVEHLTRRDIKAVYLKQLQGHLWTTGFSNGDLKTPLFDDVVPTLRAWKAAGKTLAIFSSGSVQAQLQFFSYVKEGPNTTIDIKPLFSAHYDTVNAGPKTHAASYTKICAELGHSVQKVTFLTDNVKEAEAAMQAGVYTVVVDRPGNAPLDDEARGKYPVIEKLTDLP
- a CDS encoding SNC1, Synaptobrevin-VAMP protein, whose product is MIKHTMISRLDGLLLTASVDDEQTDREFNEVKGKVKLVQRRLNRNSEQQASIESGNYTYHYIIEGDLCFLCICDRSYPRKLAFTYLSDLAREFTTTYQPQQYLSPTCRPYAFVEFDTFIQRTKKTYQDSRATQNLDKLNDELKDVTKVMTKNIEDLLYRGDSLERMGDISSRLREDSRKYKKAAVRINWELLLKQYGPIGGLAFIIIVFIWWRFF
- a CDS encoding Asx-hm multi-domain protein produces the protein MSQSAESSSPLFTPPSSFLEQASKSSVAASTAQPEFESPAEPTHASSVETLQALAPDSVSTAAPKSNVDAKRGQNACNKRLRDDDSDSEDAFGTPPPKRPSKEATAAANGKRAIKKASPSQTPAPKKPMAKKTATKKAISAPPAPSSRPSRTRKAPERLEDVQEKAKLKSLPNKKGLSKVFDPVYVTTNSASRLVKADVYHMLLEGSAWTSLSAEQQSTLISMLPQDCANRALLVKIKAGETEGTRPAAFTLANNCFRTDVAKFREDLKNGHLAKTWQAAAEQAVIERAAGEYDAWKAEEAETWWGQKSQ